A single window of Caldicellulosiruptor bescii DSM 6725 DNA harbors:
- a CDS encoding APC family permease, producing the protein MFEKIKRILIGKPLPNEAEKTEKYGVLWGLPILSSDAISSVAYAGQEILYVLLPAIGFLAFKEISVVTTAIIILLFILMLSYRQTIENYPNGGGAFIVAKDNLGVLAGIVAGAALSVDYILTVAVSISSGVDQIVTALEFLKPYKIALCLFLVLFLMIGNLRGIRESSRIFGIPAYAFMFSILALIIGGYIKLKMGYVPPEPKINYSSHPVTLVLLLKAFASGCTALTGIEAVSNAVPNFKDPATKHAKTVLLLLSLIILVLFGGTTLLATHYHIVPTEGAMLVLMAQEIFGKSFMYYIVAATTFIILVFAANTAFSGFPMLVAVMAKEEFVPRQLSLKGDKLSYSNGIIILALVSALLIVAFNGNVTALIGLYAVGVFISFTLSQSGMFVRWLKNKGSHWHIKAFINGFGALTTFVVVIIIAITKFKEGAWIVVLLIPLLVFAMIKVKLHYIAVADQLRVTPEDKELLDVEHNIYRNRVIVPIESLNKASIRALRFAKTISDNVIAFNVSINEEQAKKLQERYKMLNCSIPLVIRYSPYRKILEPLLEYIKSEEYNYQKGDMITVIIPKFTVQRWWQKILHNHTWLFIEKELLKHKHIVVSVMPLQLKDDDVVLKKKNKPLWKILEED; encoded by the coding sequence TTGTTTGAGAAGATCAAAAGAATTCTCATAGGAAAACCTCTACCAAACGAAGCTGAAAAGACAGAAAAGTATGGTGTGCTGTGGGGCCTTCCCATTTTGTCAAGCGATGCTATATCATCTGTTGCATACGCTGGACAAGAAATTTTGTATGTCCTCTTGCCTGCAATAGGATTTCTTGCTTTTAAAGAAATATCTGTTGTAACTACCGCAATTATAATACTTCTTTTTATTTTAATGCTCTCTTACAGACAAACTATTGAAAACTATCCAAATGGCGGCGGTGCTTTCATTGTCGCGAAGGACAACCTCGGCGTTTTGGCAGGCATTGTGGCAGGAGCAGCTTTGTCAGTTGACTACATCCTGACAGTGGCAGTTTCTATTTCTTCAGGTGTTGACCAGATTGTAACCGCACTTGAATTTTTAAAGCCTTATAAGATTGCCCTGTGTCTATTTTTAGTTCTATTTTTGATGATTGGAAATTTGCGAGGAATAAGAGAATCATCCAGAATATTTGGTATACCTGCTTATGCTTTTATGTTTTCAATTTTGGCTTTAATTATAGGGGGATATATAAAGCTAAAGATGGGATATGTTCCGCCAGAGCCAAAGATAAACTATTCCTCTCATCCTGTTACTTTAGTTTTGCTTTTGAAGGCATTTGCAAGCGGGTGCACAGCACTGACTGGTATTGAAGCTGTATCAAATGCTGTTCCAAACTTTAAAGACCCGGCAACAAAACATGCTAAAACTGTTTTGCTTTTATTATCTTTAATAATCCTCGTGTTATTTGGCGGAACAACACTTTTGGCAACACACTACCATATAGTTCCTACTGAAGGTGCCATGCTTGTTTTGATGGCGCAAGAAATTTTTGGCAAAAGCTTTATGTATTACATTGTTGCTGCAACAACCTTTATAATCCTTGTTTTTGCTGCAAACACTGCATTTTCGGGTTTCCCAATGCTTGTCGCTGTCATGGCAAAAGAAGAATTTGTTCCAAGGCAGCTCAGCCTTAAAGGTGATAAGCTTAGCTACTCAAATGGAATTATCATCCTTGCTTTGGTATCCGCCCTTTTGATTGTAGCATTTAATGGTAACGTCACAGCACTCATTGGACTTTATGCGGTTGGTGTTTTTATATCATTTACACTATCTCAATCAGGTATGTTTGTAAGATGGCTTAAGAACAAAGGCAGTCATTGGCACATAAAAGCATTTATAAACGGATTTGGTGCACTCACAACATTTGTTGTTGTCATTATAATTGCAATAACTAAATTCAAAGAAGGTGCGTGGATTGTTGTTCTTTTAATTCCTCTACTTGTCTTTGCAATGATAAAGGTAAAGCTTCATTATATTGCCGTTGCCGACCAGCTGAGAGTAACGCCTGAAGATAAAGAACTTTTGGATGTTGAACACAATATATATAGAAACAGGGTTATTGTTCCAATTGAAAGTTTAAACAAGGCAAGCATTCGTGCTTTGAGATTTGCAAAGACAATCTCAGACAATGTAATTGCTTTTAATGTATCAATAAATGAAGAGCAGGCAAAAAAGCTCCAAGAAAGATATAAAATGCTCAACTGCTCCATCCCACTTGTAATAAGGTATTCACCTTATAGAAAAATATTAGAACCGCTTTTAGAGTATATAAAGTCAGAAGAGTACAACTATCAAAAGGGGGACATGATAACAGTCATCATACCCAAATTTACCGTACAGCGCTGGTGGCAAAAGATTTTGCACAACCATACATGGCTGTTTATAGAAAA